One part of the Saprospiraceae bacterium genome encodes these proteins:
- a CDS encoding alpha/beta fold hydrolase: protein MDFQLLEQGKFRFIETKTDGPNLLLLHGLFGALSNFQGILGHFSKKYNVVVPILPIYELPIFQASLSGLVEHVIDFVKFKELQSINLLGNSLGGHIALLYALADPDRIKTITLTGSSGLFESGMGSSFPKRGDYEFIKNKTAETFFDPSVATKELVDEVYDIVNDRGKAIRVIATAKSAIRHNLGDKLHTIQVPTLLIWGKNDTITPPFVAEKFNELIPNATLHFLENCGHAPMMEKPDGFNHILEHFLEINN, encoded by the coding sequence ATGGATTTTCAGCTTCTTGAGCAAGGTAAGTTTAGATTTATTGAAACAAAAACCGATGGACCAAACTTGCTTCTTTTACATGGTTTATTTGGTGCTTTGAGTAATTTTCAAGGTATTTTAGGTCATTTTAGTAAAAAATATAATGTGGTGGTTCCTATTTTGCCAATTTATGAACTTCCAATATTTCAAGCTTCTTTAAGTGGTTTGGTAGAACATGTTATTGATTTTGTCAAATTTAAGGAACTTCAAAGTATCAATTTATTAGGAAATAGCCTTGGTGGTCATATTGCTTTATTATATGCGTTAGCGGATCCTGATCGGATTAAAACGATCACATTAACAGGGAGTTCAGGATTATTTGAGAGTGGTATGGGTAGTAGCTTTCCGAAAAGAGGGGACTATGAATTCATTAAGAATAAGACAGCAGAAACTTTTTTTGACCCATCTGTAGCCACAAAGGAGCTCGTGGATGAGGTATATGATATTGTTAATGACCGGGGAAAGGCAATTCGGGTTATAGCAACCGCAAAATCAGCTATACGTCATAATTTAGGAGATAAACTACATACCATACAGGTTCCAACATTGCTTATTTGGGGTAAAAACGATACCATTACGCCTCCATTTGTAGCGGAGAAGTTTAATGAGTTAATTCCGAATGCAACACTCCATTTTCTAGAAAACTGCGGTCATGCTCCAATGATGGAGAAGCCAGATGGTTTTAATCATATTTTGGAGCATTTTTTGGAAATAAACAATTAG
- the gldE gene encoding gliding motility-associated protein GldE, whose amino-acid sequence MESDPYLHSSFTLLSNFLLFIVWNDFYYLLTLVLLLLCSGLFSGSEIAMFSLSHDDLEEIQEHDTPQISALTYLKSHTKRLLALILICNTFVNIGIALVVEQILEHWLPVEKSLAWSDQIISWFSIFSFSREQLASFLYFLIAVVGATTLILFFGEVMPKIYGRLNTRKLALAMAIPLRLLDFVFSPLTSVMVGMTNRFEKRLLERKVGLQSTSKEDLDTAIDLAVSDDAESGKQVDILKGIIKFNDVSTKQVMTPRTQVYGLDFNSSFSQIITVVQENGFSRLPVYNGDFDQITGILYAKDLIGHLDEAEDFEWQTLIRTNLLYVPESRKINEILNDFREQHVHMAFVVDEYGGTNGIVTLEDIMEEIVGEIKDEFDEQHELNYSKIDSHNYIFDGKTLINDMCRVLGIDIFRFDDARGNADSIAGLLLEHSGEMPRKDQEMTIEDLKFKVISVNKRRIEQIKITI is encoded by the coding sequence GTGGAATCAGATCCTTATTTACATTCAAGCTTTACCCTACTTAGTAATTTCTTATTATTTATTGTCTGGAACGACTTCTATTATCTTTTAACTTTAGTTTTATTACTTCTTTGTTCGGGTTTGTTTTCAGGTTCTGAGATTGCAATGTTTTCATTAAGTCATGATGATTTAGAAGAAATACAAGAACACGATACTCCACAGATTTCTGCACTTACATACCTTAAAAGTCATACTAAAAGACTGCTTGCATTAATATTAATATGCAATACATTTGTAAATATTGGAATTGCGCTCGTCGTTGAACAAATTTTAGAGCATTGGTTGCCTGTTGAAAAATCTCTAGCGTGGTCTGATCAAATAATTTCCTGGTTTTCAATCTTTAGTTTCTCTCGCGAACAATTAGCTAGTTTTCTATATTTTCTTATCGCTGTGGTTGGGGCAACCACCTTGATCTTGTTTTTTGGAGAAGTCATGCCAAAAATATATGGCCGCTTAAATACTCGAAAATTAGCATTAGCAATGGCAATCCCACTGCGACTTCTTGATTTTGTTTTCAGCCCCTTAACATCCGTTATGGTTGGTATGACAAATCGCTTTGAGAAAAGACTTCTGGAGCGAAAAGTTGGCTTACAATCCACCTCAAAAGAAGATCTTGATACTGCAATAGACCTTGCTGTGAGTGATGATGCAGAATCTGGTAAACAAGTAGATATATTAAAAGGAATTATAAAATTTAATGATGTTTCTACCAAACAAGTCATGACACCCAGAACACAGGTTTATGGACTAGACTTTAATTCATCATTTTCTCAAATCATTACTGTGGTACAGGAAAATGGGTTCTCAAGACTCCCTGTCTATAATGGAGATTTTGATCAGATAACTGGAATTCTATATGCAAAGGATTTAATCGGCCATTTGGATGAAGCCGAAGATTTTGAATGGCAAACTTTGATTCGAACGAATTTATTATACGTGCCTGAATCACGAAAAATAAATGAAATACTAAATGACTTCAGAGAACAACACGTTCACATGGCATTTGTAGTTGATGAATATGGAGGAACAAATGGTATTGTAACATTAGAAGATATCATGGAAGAAATTGTAGGAGAAATTAAAGATGAATTTGATGAACAACATGAATTAAATTATAGTAAAATTGATTCCCATAATTATATTTTTGATGGAAAAACTTTAATCAATGACATGTGTCGGGTACTTGGTATTGATATTTTCAGATTTGATGATGCCCGGGGTAACGCTGATTCTATTGCAGGTCTATTGCTAGAACATTCTGGCGAAATGCCTAGAAAAGATCAGGAGATGACAATTGAAGATCTAAAATTTAAAGTTATTTCCGTCAATAAAAGAAGAATCGAACAAATTAAGATTACTATTTAA
- the ssb gene encoding single-stranded DNA-binding protein, producing MLNKVTLIGNLGKDPEIRALESGVSRANFTLATNESYKDRNGAWQKSTEWHDIVMWRSMAERAKVLKKGMLVYLEGKLTHRKWTDKEGRDHYSTEITADVLRILEKREYTAGVGSNTNSPSEEKKYESPNIETAELADDDLPF from the coding sequence ATGTTAAATAAAGTTACACTCATCGGTAATCTTGGAAAAGACCCAGAAATTCGGGCTCTCGAAAGTGGCGTAAGCAGGGCAAATTTTACCTTAGCTACAAATGAAAGCTATAAAGACAGAAATGGAGCCTGGCAAAAAAGTACAGAATGGCATGACATTGTAATGTGGAGATCTATGGCCGAAAGAGCTAAAGTTCTTAAAAAAGGAATGTTAGTTTATTTAGAAGGCAAGCTTACACATAGAAAGTGGACCGACAAAGAAGGTAGAGATCATTATTCTACAGAGATCACAGCAGATGTGTTACGAATTTTAGAAAAGAGAGAATACACCGCTGGAGTTGGTTCAAATACAAATTCTCCTTCAGAAGAGAAAAAATATGAAAGCCCAAATATCGAAACTGCAGAATTAGCAGATGACGATCTTCCGTTTTAG
- a CDS encoding COX15/CtaA family protein has translation MESKQTNDLIIKWLWVGIIMVIFQIFLGGITRLTGSGLSITHWDIITGVLYPFSEQQWNYYFDLYKQTPQYLKINDKMDLSAFKFIFFWEYFHRLWARLMGFVFVLPLAYFLYKKWVPKSLYKNLIVIFLLAVFVASLGWIMVASGFVNHPWVNAYKLSFHLLAAVLLLCYLFVTILKLKDPVNIIDRPKIIDKSLGVLIILVLLQILLGGVMAGMKASLIAPTWPTINGNFFPPEIFRISSYTQFLFSEYELSHTGPVIIQFFHRMCAYIIFILILILCIIFNRKYKNYSCRPIFYLILLCFFQIVLGVLTLVNSVGYIPVWSGSLHQIGGIILLLYLLKLYFSFQLQYKSKNLKL, from the coding sequence ATGGAATCGAAACAAACAAATGATTTGATTATAAAATGGCTTTGGGTTGGGATCATTATGGTCATTTTTCAGATTTTTTTAGGAGGTATCACCAGGTTAACTGGAAGTGGCTTGAGTATTACACATTGGGATATAATTACAGGGGTATTGTATCCATTTTCTGAGCAACAGTGGAATTATTATTTTGATTTGTATAAGCAAACACCACAATATCTTAAAATTAATGATAAGATGGATTTGTCAGCGTTTAAATTTATTTTCTTTTGGGAATATTTTCATAGACTTTGGGCACGTTTAATGGGATTTGTTTTTGTTTTGCCTTTAGCATATTTTTTATACAAAAAATGGGTCCCGAAATCACTTTACAAAAATTTGATTGTTATTTTTCTATTAGCTGTTTTTGTAGCATCCCTCGGTTGGATAATGGTTGCAAGTGGATTCGTAAATCATCCCTGGGTGAATGCGTATAAGCTTTCGTTTCATCTTTTAGCAGCTGTATTATTATTGTGTTATCTTTTTGTTACAATCCTAAAATTAAAAGATCCGGTAAACATTATAGATAGGCCGAAAATTATAGATAAAAGTTTAGGAGTACTTATAATATTAGTCCTTCTGCAAATTTTATTGGGTGGGGTGATGGCTGGTATGAAAGCATCTTTAATAGCGCCTACATGGCCAACGATAAATGGTAATTTTTTTCCTCCAGAAATATTTAGGATTTCTTCTTATACGCAGTTTTTATTTTCAGAATATGAATTGTCTCATACAGGACCTGTTATAATTCAATTTTTTCATAGAATGTGCGCGTATATTATTTTTATTTTAATATTGATTTTATGTATAATTTTTAATAGAAAATATAAGAATTATTCCTGCAGACCCATTTTTTATCTTATTTTATTATGTTTTTTTCAAATAGTATTAGGTGTTTTGACTTTGGTAAATAGTGTTGGTTATATACCCGTTTGGTCAGGTTCTCTTCATCAAATAGGAGGAATCATTTTGCTTCTGTATTTATTGAAATTGTATTTTAGTTTTCAACTTCAGTATAAGTCAAAGAATCTGAAACTGTAA
- a CDS encoding D-tyrosyl-tRNA(Tyr) deacylase: protein MRCILQRVLKASVTIDNQQFCEIQQGLLIFLGIEQGDQKEDLDWLVNKILSLRIFSDSNQQMNLSINDIQGELLIISQFTLFASTKKGNRPGFSKAAKPEEAKEWYLKFISECEKLTGKPIKTGIFAADMKIQLINNGPVTIYIDTKNKE from the coding sequence ATGCGGTGTATACTTCAAAGAGTTTTGAAAGCGAGTGTTACTATCGACAATCAACAATTTTGTGAAATACAACAAGGATTATTAATCTTTTTAGGAATAGAACAGGGTGACCAAAAAGAAGACTTAGATTGGTTAGTGAACAAGATTTTGTCGCTCAGAATATTCTCAGATTCAAATCAGCAAATGAACCTTTCTATTAATGATATTCAGGGGGAACTCCTAATAATAAGTCAATTTACACTTTTTGCCAGTACAAAGAAAGGAAATAGACCAGGATTTTCAAAAGCAGCGAAACCGGAAGAAGCAAAAGAATGGTACCTGAAATTTATATCAGAATGTGAAAAATTGACTGGAAAGCCAATAAAAACCGGAATATTTGCAGCGGATATGAAAATTCAACTTATAAATAATGGGCCAGTAACCATATACATAGATACTAAAAACAAAGAATAA
- a CDS encoding sigma-70 family RNA polymerase sigma factor: protein MDLEQIIQGCLQGDRISQKNLFDRFSGKMLAVCSRYARHRMEAEDLLQDGFIKVYSNLDQYKFEGPFEQWIRRIMINNAIKNCHRKSFQNEYFAGDDIPEMTEEPDILSSLAEIELMKIINELPDGYRMVFNLYAIEGYSHKEISESLNIEESTSRSQLVKARKVLQEKLLKYHKTII from the coding sequence GTGGATTTAGAACAGATCATACAAGGTTGTCTTCAGGGAGATCGTATCAGTCAGAAGAATTTGTTTGATCGCTTTTCAGGGAAAATGTTAGCGGTCTGCAGCCGCTATGCCAGGCATAGAATGGAAGCAGAAGATTTACTCCAGGATGGATTTATAAAAGTATATTCAAATCTGGATCAATATAAGTTTGAGGGTCCATTCGAACAATGGATTCGAAGAATTATGATCAATAATGCGATTAAAAATTGCCATAGGAAGAGTTTTCAAAACGAATATTTTGCAGGTGATGATATACCGGAAATGACAGAAGAACCGGATATTTTGAGCAGTTTAGCCGAAATTGAATTGATGAAAATTATAAATGAACTCCCGGATGGTTATAGGATGGTCTTCAATTTATATGCTATTGAAGGTTATTCCCATAAAGAGATCAGCGAGTCATTAAATATAGAAGAAAGTACTTCCCGATCTCAACTTGTGAAAGCAAGAAAGGTATTGCAGGAAAAATTGTTAAAATATCATAAAACGATTATATGA
- a CDS encoding nucleotide pyrophosphohydrolase: protein MKIEQEAVDTWIKTYGIRYFNEMTNTVLLMEEVGELSRYIARIYGEQSFKNTEDQGNAKEHIKEELGDILFVLICLSNQMEIDLDQVFKDNLEKKTKRDFKRHLENIKLK from the coding sequence ATGAAAATTGAACAAGAAGCTGTAGATACTTGGATCAAAACATATGGTATTCGATATTTTAATGAAATGACAAATACCGTTTTATTAATGGAAGAAGTTGGAGAATTATCAAGGTATATAGCTCGCATTTATGGCGAGCAATCCTTTAAAAATACAGAAGACCAAGGAAACGCAAAAGAGCATATTAAAGAAGAATTAGGAGATATTTTATTTGTTTTAATTTGTTTATCAAATCAAATGGAAATTGATTTGGACCAGGTATTTAAAGACAATTTGGAAAAAAAGACAAAAAGAGATTTTAAACGGCATCTTGAAAACATTAAATTGAAATAG
- the mutY gene encoding A/G-specific adenine glycosylase yields the protein MLSPSLFSRKLIKWSLENPRNYPWIGEQNPYKIWISEIILQQTRSEQGKSYYLNFIKKFPDIKTLANASEDEVLQAWEGLGYYTRARNLHIAAKTINSTNNGQFPKNYETIKSLKGIGDYTAAAISSFAYNLPYPVIDGNVIRVFSRILGIFTTIETASGKKFFTEIANKYLHKSKAAIYNQAIMNFGAIQCKPQNPLCETCIFLKTCFAYNNQQIQNLPAKKKKIQIRKRFFHYFIIRNKKGEFALQKRIKKDIWKHLYEPPMLETNKNISLNSIEKNKDFINLFESNNIVKFQLVAKNKQKLSHQELFIKIYIPLIDKQVFKIKPGFSFVKPKNLVNFALPMSIGSFLEKFNQNNIC from the coding sequence ATGCTTAGCCCCTCCCTTTTCTCCCGAAAATTAATTAAATGGTCGCTTGAGAATCCGAGAAATTACCCTTGGATCGGTGAGCAGAATCCTTATAAAATTTGGATTTCTGAAATTATTTTACAACAAACAAGATCCGAACAAGGCAAGTCCTATTATCTAAATTTTATTAAAAAATTTCCAGATATTAAAACCTTAGCAAATGCTTCTGAAGATGAAGTGTTACAGGCTTGGGAAGGATTAGGTTATTATACACGTGCCCGCAATTTACATATTGCAGCTAAAACCATAAATTCGACAAACAATGGACAATTTCCTAAAAATTATGAAACCATAAAATCACTGAAAGGTATTGGTGATTATACCGCAGCAGCAATAAGCAGCTTTGCATACAACCTACCATATCCTGTAATTGATGGAAATGTTATTCGTGTCTTTTCAAGAATTCTCGGAATATTTACAACTATTGAAACTGCATCTGGTAAAAAGTTCTTTACTGAAATCGCAAATAAATACTTACATAAATCCAAAGCTGCTATTTACAATCAAGCCATTATGAATTTTGGAGCGATCCAATGCAAACCTCAAAATCCTCTTTGTGAAACTTGTATCTTTTTAAAAACTTGTTTCGCATATAATAACCAGCAAATTCAAAATTTACCAGCTAAAAAGAAAAAAATTCAAATAAGAAAAAGATTTTTTCATTATTTTATAATTAGAAACAAGAAAGGAGAATTCGCATTACAAAAACGAATTAAAAAAGATATTTGGAAACATTTATATGAACCTCCAATGCTCGAAACCAATAAAAATATAAGTTTAAATTCTATTGAAAAAAATAAGGACTTTATTAACTTATTTGAATCTAATAATATCGTTAAATTCCAATTGGTAGCTAAAAATAAACAGAAACTTAGCCACCAGGAATTGTTTATAAAAATATATATACCTTTAATAGACAAACAAGTATTTAAAATAAAGCCCGGTTTTTCCTTTGTAAAGCCAAAAAACTTGGTCAATTTTGCTTTACCAATGTCAATTGGCTCATTTTTAGAGAAGTTTAATCAAAATAACATATGTTAA